One genomic region from Bos indicus isolate NIAB-ARS_2022 breed Sahiwal x Tharparkar chromosome 17, NIAB-ARS_B.indTharparkar_mat_pri_1.0, whole genome shotgun sequence encodes:
- the LOC109571403 gene encoding putative SEC14-like protein 6 isoform X5: MLRKHMKFRKQQDLDNILAWQPSEVVRLYEPSGFCGHDREGSPVWYHIIRGLDLKGLLLSVSKQELLRFNFWSLELLLRDCEQQSQKLGKKVEKISTVFDFEGLSLRHLWKPGVELVQEFFSALEANYPEILKNLIVVKAPKLFPVAFNLIKPYITEETRRKVLILGGNWKQELLKFISPDQLPVEFGGTMTDPDGNPKCLTKINYGGDVPQHYFLRNHVRVQYDHQATVGRGSSLQVDNEILFPGCVLRWQFASDGGDIGFGVFLKTKMGERQRAAEMTEVLASQRYNAHMVPEDGSLTCTEAGVYILRFDNTYSLIHPKHISYTVEVLLPDQTSLEKIEKF; encoded by the exons ATGCTGCGGAAG CACATGAAGTTCCGGAAGCAACAAGATCTGGACAACATCCTCGCGTGGCAGCCCTCAGAG GTGGTCAGGCTGTACGAGCCCAGTGGCTTCTGCGGCCATGACAGGGAGGGTAGCCCCGTCTGGTACCACATCATCAGGGGCCTGGATCTCAAGGGCCTCCTCCTCTCCGTCTCCAAACAAGAGCTGCTCAGATTCAACTTCTGGAGCCTGGAGCTGCTCCTGCGAGACTGTGAGCAGCAGAGCCAGAAG TtggggaagaaagtggagaaaatctCGACTGTTTTTGATTTCGAGGGGCTGAGCCTGAGACATCTGTGGAAGCCAGGAGTGGAGCTTGTCCAGGAG TTTTTCTCAGCACTTGAGGCAAACTACCCTGAGATTTTGAAGAATTTAATTGTTGTGAAAG CCCCCAAGCTCTTCCCCGTGGCCTTCAACCTGATCAAGCCGTACATCACTGAGGAGACGCGCAGGAAGGTGCTGATCCTTGGAG GCAATTGGAAGCAAGAGTTGCTGAAATTCATCAGCCCCGACCAGCTGCCCGTGGAGTTCGGGGGGACCATGACTGACCCCGATGGCAACCCCAAGTGCCTGACCAAG ATCAACTACGGGGGCGACGTGCCCCAGCATTACTTCCTGCGCAACCACGTGAGGGTGCAGTACGACCACCAGGCGACCGTGGGCCGGGGCTCCTCCCTGCAGGTGGACAACGAGATCCTGTTCCCGGGCTGCGTGCTCAG GTGGCAGTTTGCGTCGGACGGAGGGGACATAGGCTTCGGGGTTTTCCTGAAGACCAAGATGGGGGAGCGGCAGCGGGCCGCGGAGATGACGGAGGTCCTGGCCAGCCAGCGCTACAACGCCCACATGGTGCCCGAGGACGGGAGCCTCACCTGCACGGAAGCCGGCGTCT ACATCCTGAGGTTTGACAACACCTACAGCCTGATCCACCCCAAGCACATCAGCTACACCGTGGAGGTGCTGCTCCCGGACCAAACCTCCCTGGAGAAGATAGAGAAATTCTAG
- the LOC109571413 gene encoding LOW QUALITY PROTEIN: galactosylceramide sulfotransferase (The sequence of the model RefSeq protein was modified relative to this genomic sequence to represent the inferred CDS: deleted 1 base in 1 codon) yields the protein MPLPQKKRWESMAKGLVLGALFTSFLLLLYSYAVPPLYTGLASTRTPEGAAPCSPAPREPEAPTSANGSAGGCQPRRDIVFMKTHKTASSTLLNILFRFGQKHGLKFAFPNGRNDFDYPAFFARSLVQDYRPGACFNIICNHMRFHYDEVRGLVAPNATFITVLRDPARLFESSFHYFGSVVPFTWKLSGRDKLAEFLQDPDRYYDPRGYNAHYLRNLLFFDLGYDSDLDPSSPQVQEHILEVERHFHLVLLQEYFDESLVLLKDLLCWELEDVLYFKLNARRASAVPRLSGELYRRATAWNVLDARLYRHFNASFWRKVEAFGRERMAREVAALRRANERMRRICIDGGRAVDAAAIQDSAMQPWQPLGAKSILGYNLKKSIGQRHAQLCRRMLTPEIQYLMDLGANLWITKLWKFIRDFLRW from the exons ATGCCGCTGCCACAGAAGAAGCGCTGGGAGTCCATGGCCAAGGGGCTGGTGCTGGGAGCGCTCTTCACCAgcttcctgctactgctgtacTCCTATGCCGTCCCCCCGCTGTACACTGGCCTGGCTTCCAC CAGGACCCCCGAGGGCGCGGCACCCTGCTCTCCGGCCCCGAGGGAGCCAGAGGCTCCCACCTCGGCCAACGGCTCGGCGGGAGGCTGCCAGCCGCGGCGGGACATCGTGTTCATGAAGACGCACAAGACGGCCAGCAGCACGCTGCTCAACATCCTGTTCCGCTTCGGCCAGAAGCACGGGCTCAAGTTCGCCTTCCCCAACGGCCGCAACGACTTCGACTACCCCGCCTTCTTCGCGCGCAGCCTGGTGCAGGACTACCGGCCCGGGGCCTGCTTCAACATCATCTGCAACCACATGCGCTTCCACTACGACGAGGTGCGGGGCCTGGTGGCGCCCAACGCCACCTTCATCACCGTGCTGCGCGAC CCCGCCCGCCTCTTCGAGTCCTCCTTCCACTACTTCGGCTCCGTGGTGCCCTTCACGTGGAAGCTCTCGGGCCGCGACAAGCTGGCCGAGTTCCTGCAGGACCCCGACCGCTACTACGACCCCCGCGGCTACAACGCCCACTACCTCCGCAACCTGCTCTTCTTCGACCTGGGCTACGACAGCGACCTGGACCCCAGCAGCCCGCAGGTGCAGGAGCACATCCTGGAGGTGGAGCGCCACTTCCACCTGGTGCTGCTGCAGGAGTACTTCGACGAGTCGCTCGTGCTGCTCAAGGACCTGCTGTGCTGGGAGCTGGAGGACGTGCTCTACTTCAAGCTCAACGCCCGCCGCGCCTCGGCCGTGCCGCGCCTCTCGGGCGAGCTGTACCGGCGCGCCACGGCCTGGAACGTGCTGGACGCGCGCCTCTACCGCCACTTCAACGCCAGCTTCTGGCGCAAGGTGGAGGCCTTCGGGCGCGAGCGCATGGCCCGCGAGGTGGCCGCCCTGCGGCGCGCCAACGAGCGCATGCGCCGCATCTGCATCGACGGCGGCCGCGCGGTGGACGCGGCGGCCATCCAGGACTCGGCCATGCAGCCCTGGCAGCCGCTGGGCGCCAAGTCCATCCTGGGCTACAACCTCAAGAAGAGCATCGGGCAGCGGCATGCGCAGCTCTGCCGGCGCATGCTCACGCCGGAGATCCAGTACCTGATGGACCTGGGCGCCAACCTGTGGATCACCAAGCTCTGGAAGTTCATCCGGGACTTCCTGCGGTGGTGA
- the LOC109571403 gene encoding putative SEC14-like protein 6 isoform X3 encodes MGSMSGQVGDLSPSQERALAQFRENVQDILAVLPSTDDYFLLRWLRARSFDLKKSEAMLRKHMKFRKQQDLDNILAWQPSEVVRLYEPSGFCGHDREGSPVWYHIIRGLDLKGLLLSVSKQELLRFNFWSLELLLRDCEQQSQKLGKKVEKISTVFDFEGLSLRHLWKPGVELVQEFFSALEANYPEILKNLIVVKGNWKQELLKFISPDQLPVEFGGTMTDPDGNPKCLTKINYGGDVPQHYFLRNHVRVQYDHQATVGRGSSLQVDNEILFPGCVLRWQFASDGGDIGFGVFLKTKMGERQRAAEMTEVLASQRYNAHMVPEDGSLTCTEAGVYILRFDNTYSLIHPKHISYTVEVLLPDQTSLEKIEKF; translated from the exons ATGGGCAGCATGAGTGGGCAGGTGGGTGACCTGAGCCCCTCGCAGGAGAGGGCGCTGGCCCAG TTCCGGGAGAACGTGCAGGATATCCTGGCCGTCCTGCCCAGCACCGACGACTACTTTCTGCTCCGCTGGCTCCGAG CTCGGAGCTTTGACCTGAAGAAATCAGAGGCCATGCTGCGGAAG CACATGAAGTTCCGGAAGCAACAAGATCTGGACAACATCCTCGCGTGGCAGCCCTCAGAG GTGGTCAGGCTGTACGAGCCCAGTGGCTTCTGCGGCCATGACAGGGAGGGTAGCCCCGTCTGGTACCACATCATCAGGGGCCTGGATCTCAAGGGCCTCCTCCTCTCCGTCTCCAAACAAGAGCTGCTCAGATTCAACTTCTGGAGCCTGGAGCTGCTCCTGCGAGACTGTGAGCAGCAGAGCCAGAAG TtggggaagaaagtggagaaaatctCGACTGTTTTTGATTTCGAGGGGCTGAGCCTGAGACATCTGTGGAAGCCAGGAGTGGAGCTTGTCCAGGAG TTTTTCTCAGCACTTGAGGCAAACTACCCTGAGATTTTGAAGAATTTAATTGTTGTGAAAG GCAATTGGAAGCAAGAGTTGCTGAAATTCATCAGCCCCGACCAGCTGCCCGTGGAGTTCGGGGGGACCATGACTGACCCCGATGGCAACCCCAAGTGCCTGACCAAG ATCAACTACGGGGGCGACGTGCCCCAGCATTACTTCCTGCGCAACCACGTGAGGGTGCAGTACGACCACCAGGCGACCGTGGGCCGGGGCTCCTCCCTGCAGGTGGACAACGAGATCCTGTTCCCGGGCTGCGTGCTCAG GTGGCAGTTTGCGTCGGACGGAGGGGACATAGGCTTCGGGGTTTTCCTGAAGACCAAGATGGGGGAGCGGCAGCGGGCCGCGGAGATGACGGAGGTCCTGGCCAGCCAGCGCTACAACGCCCACATGGTGCCCGAGGACGGGAGCCTCACCTGCACGGAAGCCGGCGTCT ACATCCTGAGGTTTGACAACACCTACAGCCTGATCCACCCCAAGCACATCAGCTACACCGTGGAGGTGCTGCTCCCGGACCAAACCTCCCTGGAGAAGATAGAGAAATTCTAG
- the LOC109571403 gene encoding putative SEC14-like protein 6 isoform X2 produces MGSMSGQFRENVQDILAVLPSTDDYFLLRWLRARSFDLKKSEAMLRKHMKFRKQQDLDNILAWQPSEVVRLYEPSGFCGHDREGSPVWYHIIRGLDLKGLLLSVSKQELLRFNFWSLELLLRDCEQQSQKLGKKVEKISTVFDFEGLSLRHLWKPGVELVQEFFSALEANYPEILKNLIVVKAPKLFPVAFNLIKPYITEETRRKVLILGGNWKQELLKFISPDQLPVEFGGTMTDPDGNPKCLTKINYGGDVPQHYFLRNHVRVQYDHQATVGRGSSLQVDNEILFPGCVLRWQFASDGGDIGFGVFLKTKMGERQRAAEMTEVLASQRYNAHMVPEDGSLTCTEAGVYILRFDNTYSLIHPKHISYTVEVLLPDQTSLEKIEKF; encoded by the exons ATGGGCAGCATGAGTGGGCAG TTCCGGGAGAACGTGCAGGATATCCTGGCCGTCCTGCCCAGCACCGACGACTACTTTCTGCTCCGCTGGCTCCGAG CTCGGAGCTTTGACCTGAAGAAATCAGAGGCCATGCTGCGGAAG CACATGAAGTTCCGGAAGCAACAAGATCTGGACAACATCCTCGCGTGGCAGCCCTCAGAG GTGGTCAGGCTGTACGAGCCCAGTGGCTTCTGCGGCCATGACAGGGAGGGTAGCCCCGTCTGGTACCACATCATCAGGGGCCTGGATCTCAAGGGCCTCCTCCTCTCCGTCTCCAAACAAGAGCTGCTCAGATTCAACTTCTGGAGCCTGGAGCTGCTCCTGCGAGACTGTGAGCAGCAGAGCCAGAAG TtggggaagaaagtggagaaaatctCGACTGTTTTTGATTTCGAGGGGCTGAGCCTGAGACATCTGTGGAAGCCAGGAGTGGAGCTTGTCCAGGAG TTTTTCTCAGCACTTGAGGCAAACTACCCTGAGATTTTGAAGAATTTAATTGTTGTGAAAG CCCCCAAGCTCTTCCCCGTGGCCTTCAACCTGATCAAGCCGTACATCACTGAGGAGACGCGCAGGAAGGTGCTGATCCTTGGAG GCAATTGGAAGCAAGAGTTGCTGAAATTCATCAGCCCCGACCAGCTGCCCGTGGAGTTCGGGGGGACCATGACTGACCCCGATGGCAACCCCAAGTGCCTGACCAAG ATCAACTACGGGGGCGACGTGCCCCAGCATTACTTCCTGCGCAACCACGTGAGGGTGCAGTACGACCACCAGGCGACCGTGGGCCGGGGCTCCTCCCTGCAGGTGGACAACGAGATCCTGTTCCCGGGCTGCGTGCTCAG GTGGCAGTTTGCGTCGGACGGAGGGGACATAGGCTTCGGGGTTTTCCTGAAGACCAAGATGGGGGAGCGGCAGCGGGCCGCGGAGATGACGGAGGTCCTGGCCAGCCAGCGCTACAACGCCCACATGGTGCCCGAGGACGGGAGCCTCACCTGCACGGAAGCCGGCGTCT ACATCCTGAGGTTTGACAACACCTACAGCCTGATCCACCCCAAGCACATCAGCTACACCGTGGAGGTGCTGCTCCCGGACCAAACCTCCCTGGAGAAGATAGAGAAATTCTAG
- the LOC109571403 gene encoding putative SEC14-like protein 6 isoform X1: MGSMSGQVGDLSPSQERALAQFRENVQDILAVLPSTDDYFLLRWLRARSFDLKKSEAMLRKHMKFRKQQDLDNILAWQPSEVVRLYEPSGFCGHDREGSPVWYHIIRGLDLKGLLLSVSKQELLRFNFWSLELLLRDCEQQSQKLGKKVEKISTVFDFEGLSLRHLWKPGVELVQEFFSALEANYPEILKNLIVVKAPKLFPVAFNLIKPYITEETRRKVLILGGNWKQELLKFISPDQLPVEFGGTMTDPDGNPKCLTKINYGGDVPQHYFLRNHVRVQYDHQATVGRGSSLQVDNEILFPGCVLRWQFASDGGDIGFGVFLKTKMGERQRAAEMTEVLASQRYNAHMVPEDGSLTCTEAGVYILRFDNTYSLIHPKHISYTVEVLLPDQTSLEKIEKF; this comes from the exons ATGGGCAGCATGAGTGGGCAGGTGGGTGACCTGAGCCCCTCGCAGGAGAGGGCGCTGGCCCAG TTCCGGGAGAACGTGCAGGATATCCTGGCCGTCCTGCCCAGCACCGACGACTACTTTCTGCTCCGCTGGCTCCGAG CTCGGAGCTTTGACCTGAAGAAATCAGAGGCCATGCTGCGGAAG CACATGAAGTTCCGGAAGCAACAAGATCTGGACAACATCCTCGCGTGGCAGCCCTCAGAG GTGGTCAGGCTGTACGAGCCCAGTGGCTTCTGCGGCCATGACAGGGAGGGTAGCCCCGTCTGGTACCACATCATCAGGGGCCTGGATCTCAAGGGCCTCCTCCTCTCCGTCTCCAAACAAGAGCTGCTCAGATTCAACTTCTGGAGCCTGGAGCTGCTCCTGCGAGACTGTGAGCAGCAGAGCCAGAAG TtggggaagaaagtggagaaaatctCGACTGTTTTTGATTTCGAGGGGCTGAGCCTGAGACATCTGTGGAAGCCAGGAGTGGAGCTTGTCCAGGAG TTTTTCTCAGCACTTGAGGCAAACTACCCTGAGATTTTGAAGAATTTAATTGTTGTGAAAG CCCCCAAGCTCTTCCCCGTGGCCTTCAACCTGATCAAGCCGTACATCACTGAGGAGACGCGCAGGAAGGTGCTGATCCTTGGAG GCAATTGGAAGCAAGAGTTGCTGAAATTCATCAGCCCCGACCAGCTGCCCGTGGAGTTCGGGGGGACCATGACTGACCCCGATGGCAACCCCAAGTGCCTGACCAAG ATCAACTACGGGGGCGACGTGCCCCAGCATTACTTCCTGCGCAACCACGTGAGGGTGCAGTACGACCACCAGGCGACCGTGGGCCGGGGCTCCTCCCTGCAGGTGGACAACGAGATCCTGTTCCCGGGCTGCGTGCTCAG GTGGCAGTTTGCGTCGGACGGAGGGGACATAGGCTTCGGGGTTTTCCTGAAGACCAAGATGGGGGAGCGGCAGCGGGCCGCGGAGATGACGGAGGTCCTGGCCAGCCAGCGCTACAACGCCCACATGGTGCCCGAGGACGGGAGCCTCACCTGCACGGAAGCCGGCGTCT ACATCCTGAGGTTTGACAACACCTACAGCCTGATCCACCCCAAGCACATCAGCTACACCGTGGAGGTGCTGCTCCCGGACCAAACCTCCCTGGAGAAGATAGAGAAATTCTAG
- the LOC109571403 gene encoding putative SEC14-like protein 6 isoform X4 — MGSMSGQVGDLSPSQERALAQHMKFRKQQDLDNILAWQPSEVVRLYEPSGFCGHDREGSPVWYHIIRGLDLKGLLLSVSKQELLRFNFWSLELLLRDCEQQSQKLGKKVEKISTVFDFEGLSLRHLWKPGVELVQEFFSALEANYPEILKNLIVVKAPKLFPVAFNLIKPYITEETRRKVLILGGNWKQELLKFISPDQLPVEFGGTMTDPDGNPKCLTKINYGGDVPQHYFLRNHVRVQYDHQATVGRGSSLQVDNEILFPGCVLRWQFASDGGDIGFGVFLKTKMGERQRAAEMTEVLASQRYNAHMVPEDGSLTCTEAGVYILRFDNTYSLIHPKHISYTVEVLLPDQTSLEKIEKF; from the exons ATGGGCAGCATGAGTGGGCAGGTGGGTGACCTGAGCCCCTCGCAGGAGAGGGCGCTGGCCCAG CACATGAAGTTCCGGAAGCAACAAGATCTGGACAACATCCTCGCGTGGCAGCCCTCAGAG GTGGTCAGGCTGTACGAGCCCAGTGGCTTCTGCGGCCATGACAGGGAGGGTAGCCCCGTCTGGTACCACATCATCAGGGGCCTGGATCTCAAGGGCCTCCTCCTCTCCGTCTCCAAACAAGAGCTGCTCAGATTCAACTTCTGGAGCCTGGAGCTGCTCCTGCGAGACTGTGAGCAGCAGAGCCAGAAG TtggggaagaaagtggagaaaatctCGACTGTTTTTGATTTCGAGGGGCTGAGCCTGAGACATCTGTGGAAGCCAGGAGTGGAGCTTGTCCAGGAG TTTTTCTCAGCACTTGAGGCAAACTACCCTGAGATTTTGAAGAATTTAATTGTTGTGAAAG CCCCCAAGCTCTTCCCCGTGGCCTTCAACCTGATCAAGCCGTACATCACTGAGGAGACGCGCAGGAAGGTGCTGATCCTTGGAG GCAATTGGAAGCAAGAGTTGCTGAAATTCATCAGCCCCGACCAGCTGCCCGTGGAGTTCGGGGGGACCATGACTGACCCCGATGGCAACCCCAAGTGCCTGACCAAG ATCAACTACGGGGGCGACGTGCCCCAGCATTACTTCCTGCGCAACCACGTGAGGGTGCAGTACGACCACCAGGCGACCGTGGGCCGGGGCTCCTCCCTGCAGGTGGACAACGAGATCCTGTTCCCGGGCTGCGTGCTCAG GTGGCAGTTTGCGTCGGACGGAGGGGACATAGGCTTCGGGGTTTTCCTGAAGACCAAGATGGGGGAGCGGCAGCGGGCCGCGGAGATGACGGAGGTCCTGGCCAGCCAGCGCTACAACGCCCACATGGTGCCCGAGGACGGGAGCCTCACCTGCACGGAAGCCGGCGTCT ACATCCTGAGGTTTGACAACACCTACAGCCTGATCCACCCCAAGCACATCAGCTACACCGTGGAGGTGCTGCTCCCGGACCAAACCTCCCTGGAGAAGATAGAGAAATTCTAG